The following proteins are encoded in a genomic region of Streptococcus cristatus AS 1.3089:
- a CDS encoding ACT domain-containing protein: MKAIITVVGKDKAGIVAGVASKIAELGLNIDDISQTVLDEFFTMMAVVSSDEKQDFAALRSEFEAFGQTLNVKINIQSAAIFDAMYNI; the protein is encoded by the coding sequence ATGAAAGCGATTATTACGGTTGTTGGAAAAGATAAGGCAGGGATTGTGGCTGGTGTAGCTAGTAAAATTGCCGAGCTGGGGCTCAATATTGACGATATTTCTCAAACGGTTTTGGATGAGTTTTTTACCATGATGGCTGTCGTGTCTAGCGACGAAAAGCAGGATTTTGCTGCGCTTCGTAGTGAATTTGAGGCCTTTGGTCAGACCCTCAATGTCAAAATCAATATTCAAAGTGCAGCGATTTTTGACGCTATGTACAATATCTAA